The DNA window TCTTGTTAAgttgtaatgaaaataattccAGAAAGATTTAAGAGCATGtgttatgaatattttatttatcatatttgtctatatatttatataaaatctTAATTACATAATAATCAGCTGACTTTTCAGGCAAGTCAAAAGACTGTAAAAATCAAGTATACCATTTATGACCCTTGTCCCTGTGTTTAATATAGGGctgtaactaatgattatttttattgttgattaatctgttgatttttttcaaataattgatttgttgttttgtcaataaaatgtcagaaaattatgaaaaatgtcGATCAGTGTTTTCTCAAAGCCCGGgctgacgtcctcaaatgtcaaATGTTATCCACAgctcaaagatattcagtttaccatcataaaagagtaaagaaaccagaaaatattcacatttaagacgCTGTAATCAGaaaaatgtaactttttttctttaaaaaattactCTAGCTTAGAATCAGCTGTCACAGTAGTTGACAACGAATCAAATAATTTGTGGGATTACACAAACTAGACATTATTCACAAGCATTTAACTTTATACAAGCACTGGTCTGTGAACTTGTGATGAGGAAAAATTAAATGCCTGCACACTTACTCCATGCCACACAAGTTTAAAGAAGATCCTACTTGGATcttcatcatggcaaaatgtttGAAAGGTTGAAACCACACCTCTATTTTTACATAATACACACTAATAGGGTGACAAGCTCTATGGTGGCAGGTGTGGTTAATAATCTAAACCACTCAGGGTGGTAAAACAATCAACAGCAGTCAATGAATTACATAGAAAAATTAcatagagaaaaaaacagtaatgCAAAGGCCCTACTACAAATACATCAGACATCTATCTCAGTTAATAAAAAATTCATCATCATTCACCTGTGTTTAAAATTTGATATGTTTAGCTTGAGGCTGAACAAAAGAAATCTCAAATACATGAACAGAAATTGGGTCTAAAACACCCTGCTGAAAATAGATCAAATTCTAATTTTTGGATTAAAGACAACCTTGGGCATTACCAAGCACCCAGTGTTTCATTGAACTTGCTGAGATttctaaaaatgttttcatgtttgagAAAATTTCCACTTAATACAGGCGATGCAAAGGGACTAGCATGTGTagcaaaatgtctgcaaatttcAGTTCCCTATATGTGGCCTGTTCTGAAAAATATTACATCTACTTCTTTACTGCAGTTTATGAGTGTCTTAATCGCTGCCATGAGCATCTGAAATTTACCATGGATCATGGTGTGCAACAAATCAGTTTTTTGGACACTGTTGTAAAGTGTGAGGGCAGGACATTGGTGACTTATCTGTtgagaaaagaaacagacaaaGTTCTTTCGTACATGGGCAATCTTTCCAAGCCTCCCCATCACCCAGTACAGTCGTATCAGGAGAATTGGcacaaaacaaactgattaTGAGGAACAAGCAGATGAATTAGAATACAGATACAAGGAAAGAGGGCATAATGAAAGGAAGGAAAAGCTGCATGAAACAGATTTAGCACTGTAACACAGAAAGAGTgacttgtcaaaaaaaaaacctctaccACATAATCATTCTAGGTACTATATAAAATAGTCAGCACTGTAATAGATTTtgaaaaaattattaaaacaaaacaaaagcaaaacactggcacattttaaACTTTGATCCACATCTTATAAATGAATTTAAAGATCAGCCCAAAATAGTGTACAAATACCCCTAAAACATAAcacaaatgctggtaaaatctGATTTTATTCCCATTAAAGCTTCATTTCCAACAAAAACTTTAGGTATAGTATCTTTAGTACTGTACGTAACCCATACAGATATGTAATTAGACCCTAGATCTTTGCATTTCCACGGCAGACAGTACTCTAAAATGATGCTAGGGTTGTTGTAACTCTCAGCTCCGTCCACTAGAGAAACTTGTACATCTCATTTATCGTCAATAgaactgacattttcagaacaaaaaaagaacagtctGCAGTGAGCGTCTCCCTtgatataatatttaaaaattgTGGGTTTGCGCATTGAGTCCTTGTCAGACAAGAGCAGGGATGTAGTGTTGCCAGAGCGCACTgaaatggaaatgcaaaaataaccACTCTAATGTGtactaaactgaactgaactgaactgcactgttaggtggaaacgaggcttaaAAATACCACTTCCCTTGATCCTCCGCAAAGAAATTATTGGTGTGGCTCATGTACTTTTTACATTTAAGTCTACTACATGTACTCTACTGATAACAGGAAAAACAGTGAAAGCAAGAGGCACTGTATCTTGCCCCACAAAGAATGTACTTTATCTTATCAAATGTCCATGTGGTTTAGCATGTAGGAAAGACACAAAGAGCTCTTAAACCAGGATAGCTGCAACCGGAACCGGGATCAGCGTAACCCAGTGTCAGTGCATGTCAGAGAGGCTAATCACCCTGTCGCCTCTCTGAGATACACTGGCGTCAAATTTGTTAGATCTCTGAGAAGAAGAGGTGATTAAAAAGCTCTCAAACTCCAAACagagtttttatattttcactgTCCAGACTCTTACACCTACAGGTCTTTATTAAACTTGTGTGGCATGGAGTGAGTGCACAGGCGTTACTTTTTTCCTCAATGTACGCTGTTTTTTCATAGCCTTGCACCTACATGATGTACATATAATTATTCTCTCTCAACTCTGTGAATGTGTAATTTCAgatttttaagttaaaaaaaaacttttaggGATGTCATGTCTGATCTTGTAGCAAAATAAGATTGCTTGCTGCTTTACTACCAAGGTTCAACATAACTTTTCAGTACCCACGTCAGTAAAACAGGGTTTATTGCCTCATTGTTCACTTTGAAATGATGAGCAAGGGTCAAAAACTGAACTGTTATCTGTGTCAGTCATCGCACGGACTCTCTATTAGCTCCCTTATCAAGTGCGTCCAATGACTGGCCGAGTTAAGTTGTTAAGTTCAAGGTTTTGCATAGCAGACAAGTTGCACAATCACCTTGTCTATTGTTTACACTTAAGTGCTTATCTGCTCTGGAGGTGAAAACTCAAAATATGACctctctgtgaatgtgtgtgtgtgtgtgtgtgtgcgtgtgtttaagGGGGAGATGTTTCAAGTTGCTTGTGATTGGCTAGTTTGATAAAGAAGTCTAAGTAATGTTTTTGTCTTGAAGTAACTGAGTTTTGTAGTGGCGTGCTCACGTGGTGTCGTGAGAGAAGAAGCAGCAGTTCCTCTGCAGTTTCCTCACAGTTTGTTATTTCTCTCTCCTGCTGTGAGAATAAAAGGAATTCCTTGGAGATTTTTTTGATGAGTGATGCCACTGTGCTCTGGACTCTGCACACTGGGGCTGGTTGTTTTCATACAGACTCCAATTGTCATGACAAGACAGTGCAGCCAGGCTATGACTGTGGGTCACATAAATGTCCTGGTGCAGACACAGTGGTGTGGTGTGCATTAACTGAACTGAACAATAAAGCCGCAAGCATGAtagagaaggagggagatgtCGGCTTGATGGGTGACTCATGTGAGACTGCAGTGTTCTTAAAAACCCATACATGATCTCCTCAGTCCTGTCACTAACAGACCATAATATTCTGTGCATTATTGTGTGAGGAGGATCAGAGTGCTGACTGTGGAGTTGGGTTCAGTTGGAAGTCAGTGACAAGAAATGGGAAAACAAAAGTAGCACTTAGAAGGGAAAGGTGTGCTTCGTGTCACAGCTGGATGAGAAAACGGTGCGGTCGATGAGCAACGAAGGAGGGCTGTGAAGCCGGCTGTGTTGAACCCCAGGGAGCAGACGAGAACACCGAGCCAACAGAGaccagagagcagagaggtggCTTGCTGACCTGTTCTGAAaacccctctcctcctccctcctccacctctggaGCAGCCAGCGGGGGCCTCAAGTCCCCATCCAAACTAAACACACCAGACCGCAGCTGCATTCAAGCTCACATGCAGTTATCGGAAACCTAAACATCCATCTGTGCAGCCTCTCTGAAAGTGAATCTGAGGAATTGGTTATATTCGTGTCATACAAGCGCAGATGCACTTCACAAAGAAACCCACAAGTCAGCAAAGATCTGGAACGGAAAAGCTGTGTTTGTGAGTCGTGACTCGTGACTGAGGGAAATGATGGGGGAGGGCcggtgaggaggagagaggaggaggaggcgggtTGCACACGCAGAGGCAGGTTGTGATTGGTAGATGAAGGGGGTGGAGAGAATGAAAGGGGGAATGGGAAGCATCTTCTTACACTGAGGGCATTCTGCACCTAAAATATAGAGCATCTTGGCCACATCTGACGTACAGTATTTCATCTGTTTGCTCAGAAATGACTGTCTGAGCATACAGAGGACAGAGCCTCTCCTATACTGATTCAAGTCTCACAATGAGAGAGCTCATGCATTAAACATGAGTGTTCAAGGACACACACGACGCACAGATGTTGCAGTGATGATAGATTTGTTTTAACAAAGTAACCCTTCTACACTGATCAGTAACACTCTATTTTAAGAGGCTGTCAACAATGTGGCATAATTAAGCTGCACAGTGGTTAACTACTGAGATATATATCTTGTGCTATTGTCCCTAGTGAGGGATGAATAAGTGAGATACAGAGATTTTGATAATCAACTGCAGGCAGTAGTGTCGTAGTTGGTGATGAGGTGGACATACTTCTAGGTAGATAGGTACGTGGGTATACCCTCAACTACATCACTGACTGTAGGACTGATTCAATTAGTTGATTGACAAAAAATGAATAGATATTAAGCTCCATaattgtgaggatttgctgcttgcTTGCTTTGATTTGATAGCGTTGACCTGCCACCCCACCTGTAACTGAGTGCTGTATTTGATTTGGTTGACAGTGGGCATGGGATGGTTAGAAAATTTTAATGTCACAGTTATCCTGGCTAAATAATTGCCATTCAGGATATTATGCAGATAATCATCAAAATGCgcttaaaagtcttaaataaCCCTAAAATAGATTGGAATCATGTTACCTTACATTTTGTTAAGAGAcatatttttattgcatcacTGAGAGGAAGCATCTTTTTACTGAACATCCTCTTCAGTGAAAAACAATCTTAAAAAGCCAGGCAATCCATCCTGCCGCGATCAGGGTGGAGGTTTTGCCTCCCCAAATGTAGCACTAAGCGTTACAGATCGTCCATTGTCCCGCCTGCTATCGCTTatcttaaccagcagtgaccactaATTGTCCATGATACTCGTGAAAGTGTGTGTTACTGGATCTTCTGTGTTATGTATTGTACTATCTGTCTTGTTGTACTCAtgaccattatctgtatctttatcattatcatgatcaccacattctttatgacgCTCTTAAATTTATCAGTAGATATAAAAGTTTCTCATTTTGGATCTTTTTGCAGAGTCTTCCATGCCCAAGTTGCCTTGTaggaaaatgcagttttccTCAGATCTTTCAAAAGTCAGtgtacattaaaaagaaaacacctgGAGGAGCATAGCTGGTAACTGCCAGAGCTATGAAATATCTTTTATCTTGAGCTACAATAAAATCGTATAGCGCCCCATCCCTAGTCCACAGCACACCGGGGAGCCATCAGTTTCTGTTCAGGATTCCTGGACTTGATATTGAGTAAAGAGAAGTATCTCTTTTCAAGTTTGTTCTACAGTGTACTGAGTAAAACAGTCAGAATGTTCTTCATACTGCAACACAGCCCCAAACCTCACTGGGGAGTCTGACATTTACTTCTTGCAAAACCTCTTTTCCACAAACATAGTGAAACACCAAGCTAGCGTGTGAGACCGTTTTTTGTGAGAAACAAATGCTGTGTTCATGAGGAGCACTGAAATGGATAgtaaaagacacatttttatatcTAACCAGCTTAATTCATGTTACtgagacacacactcagacacacagttTCTGTGAACGTGGAGGCCTTTCCTTGGCACATTGTGGGTTTCAAAGTGGGTGACTGCCTGTCTTTCACCATAGTTTCAGAATATTGATTTTTAGATATTGTGTATTTTAGGTCAGGGGTCTTAGACGTTTTTTAGATCAAGGACCCCTTagctgaaagacagacagagccGGGCCCCCCGAGTACATATGTAAATATTGAGTTGCATTAACTGGGTATACAATTATATGTAGGGCGGCCTAATGTGccacataaaaacatatttttatatggTGCATACAATGCTAAGCTATTAAAATAACCATCGACAGATTCACATATTTATACATCATGGATTCATTTGACAAAAAATCATGGGTAACAGATGTTTTTCTATTATTATCTAATAAGCCAATGGATCTTTGTTAATATGTtggattcatgttaatgtgtataTACggccatatttttatttttaggggaaaaaataatcaaacaataatttggcagcccccctgcagtaactctgatGACCCCCTAGGGGTCATGCACCCCCTGTTTAAGACTCATGTTTTAGGTGATCACTAAAAGCAAGTCTATGTTGtagtgtttgtggcaacattgCTTTAAATAGCTTTTGAAATGTACTGATCCTTTGTTTATGGAACTTGTTGTCAACAGCCACATCATGAGACTGTTTAATTTGACCTCTCCTCTTTCATTACAGATATCCCCTACATTGATCTAACAGCAACTGCAAGCAAGACGAGCGAACAAAGCACAATCAGACTACTgtaacaaacaacagaagacaagAACAACCACCGCGTAACAGGCTGACAGACAGATTGACACTTTGACCAGCCAGGGCTTCAGATAAATGGCTGACAAGCAGATCAGGTAAGGCGGAATGTGGAACGACTACAAATACAGCCGCACTGTGGCCTTATTTTCGTCTATTGACCTCTCATATTTCCTATTTCTGTCTCTTGTCCAGTTTGCCTGCCAAATTGATCAATGGGGGGATCGCTGGCCTAATTGGAGTGACCTGTGTGTTTCCCATTGACCTGGCCAAGACTCGCTTGCAAAACCAGCAAAATGGATCTCGCCTTTACACCAGCATGTAAGACATTTCTGTATTTGACTATATTTGACTGTATTTGACATATTAACTTATGAACATATTGCTTGGTTATAGTCAGAACTGATCAGCAGCATCACTAAACTTGTCATCAGGGCCCAGTTGAAAAAAGTAATCTAGACCAGAATGATCTACATTTGGAAATCCTCAGATAATCCATCCTACTTTTGTGCCGTTTTTTCAAAGATTACAAAATCCAGATAGTGCTCTAAAAGGGACTTCATATCACAATGCAGGCAGTCTgccaacaaacacactgcaattACCGCTTATTGCCATAGGTGCTGCCAAAGAGAATGAAGCAGAGATCATTGAGATTCTAACTTTAAGCCTTTTGGTACAGtaggataaaaataaaaaagaatgttGTTCACATAAAATACTGCCCCAAATAGCTGtcaatatcaaacaaaaagtaTTTTATAGATAGCATAAAGTCTACTCAATCTATTTTATCACAGTAACTGTTCAACAAATCAAGTGcaaaatctaaataaatgtatatatatgtgacCAATTTGcaagttttattacattttgttccTGAAATCCACCCTGAATCTGCCCTTCTGCTGCAACCAGAATAATccagatttttttaatccaaagTATCCCAATCCTACTAAAAAGTTTTGAACAACACATACTAAAGGTTTGATCCAGATCAAAATCAAGACTAGAATACACGATCAAATTCAATTCCAGAATCCCCTTTTTTCTTTCGAACAACCTTTTTTCAAGACTTGATCCAATCCAATAGCTGAAATCTGATCAGATTATTTCTGGACACCTGGGCCCTGACTCTCAGTGCCCCCCTCTCTTCCAATGCTCGCTTGCCTGTCGCTTGCTTGTCCACAGATGGCGTCCATGGTGTCAAACCACCGCCAGCTCTTTCTGTTTGCGCCACTCCGGCTGTTGTGGTCCTTTATTCTTCTATAATCACTTTTGagttttttacattttgccCAACATTGTTCAGCCATCCGGTGGAAACTTAACGGCTCTGTCCAGTTCCCGCTGTAATTCCGCCTCTCCCATAACAGAGAGGAATTTCTGCACCTCGTTGACCAACCAAGAAACGCTGTTGTGCGCTGACATTTCGAGATAACAAATCCTTTGTTGAACAAAAGTGATGATTCGCTGTTGACCAAtgaacggactgcagtgttttagctccaccttttagtaacAGATCTGCTAGGTACCCCAATAGAATGGGTCCCAAAAATGGGGACAATACAGAACAgttcattggtaccatccactacttttcactttgaaaaaaaaggcacactgaactgaactgtaccgtactgctgggtggaaaaggggctttagGTAATTAACATACCACAACTGTTTTGTGTTTCAGGTCAGATTGCCTTATTAAGACCATCCGGTCAGAGGGGTATTTTGGGATGTACCGAGGTAAGTTTTTAGAGTTCTGTAATTTATGTCTGAGCTCGTTTAAGTGTAGATAATGAGAGCATCAAAGCTATTAGTTAGCATAGGCCTGTGATTACTTTCAACTTCAGAGAGAGGCTGCAGAGCTCAAATACAAGGATCTCACTGCTACAGGCAATTAtccctcattctctctctcccttgtctgctttttcttcttcttctttgcttcCTTACTTCTTCTGTCTGTCTTGCTCCCTGTCCTTTTTATCCTCCCAGGAGCGGCGGTGAACTTAACACTAGTCACACCAGAGAAAGCCATCAAATTGGCTGCCAACGACTTCTTCAGGCATCACCTCTCCAAGGATGGGTGAGGCATGAAAGTGCTGACAGGCTGACTGACACACACCCACTCCCCCCTCATTCACACTGTGATTAACTGGCGTGTTTACTAACATGTAACCTGACACATTAGCTGTCTGTTTTCCCACCAAGGCTCTAGTTAATCCTGCACCGTTCTGTCGTCTCCTCCGAGGCACCGGGCATTTCACAGCGGTTCGTGAACTGCCTGGTTTAAAAATACAGAATTACTCGTATCACGTTACCCAGTGAAATTAGCACACGATGGTATCGCATACCAAAGATTAGTAGCCATCGTCTGGTGTTGCTGAAATCCATCACCCACCCATTGTCCCCCATGATAAACCCGAAGGTTTCTGGAGCATCAATCTGCCTCTCTATGGTGACACACATGCGAGCTGATGAATGATTGACTTGTCTGGCCCTGCCGCTCACCTTGTGAATTATTAATCCGCCCTTGCTCTTGACATGTTGATATAGAAGATGAACATTATCATCACCAGCACAGATGGTGACAACTCCTGTTTTTTTTGAGGACTGCAGCAATAAAGTTATCTGACTCACACTGTCAGTCTGGTGCCTGCTCTAATGTGATCCTGCTTTTCATCGTCTTCTCCTCTCTTCCAGAAAACTAACTCTGTTCAAAGAGATGCTGGCTGGGTGCGGGGCAGGTACATGCCAGGTGAGTGAGTGAGGTGCTGCTTTAATTGCATCCTCCTGTTCTCCATCTGGAGCCGCTGCCTTTAGTAACGCCAGtgtcagctcacacacacaccactggtcACTGCCTGCAGCTAGAATTAACCACAATCACTTCCAAATGAGAGGAGTTAGTGGTTGCAGAAGCATGCTCGCCGTTTGTCTCTGTTATCTGTGATGGGAATGTGACCTGTAATGTTTCGCTTTCATtaatgatttctttttcttttttttttttctttttcattaatGATTTCTAATCACTGAAATGTTGTCCCGTTAGCAGGCGATACACTGGCAGCTAGATGTGAGTGATCAGATAAGACGTTGCGAGAGTGCTTGGCCATGTGCACAGAGTGAGTGAGTCAGAGGGAAATGCCTCTTGTCAATGAGGGCAAAGGCTTCAAACCCGGGGAACGTGATTAGATTAAGTGTAGCAGACCTTGGATTAAGATTGAGGCTGAGAACATGGCTATCTCACCCTTAATCCAGTTAACTAGTTACTACTGTGTGTGGATTACAGAGGAAAACAAGAGATGACACGTAGCTCATGCATGCCAGTGGATTTACACTGGACACACGTTTTGCCTGCACGAATCAATCCTTCCTCACAGCGTGCATATGTTGACACTGATCCTAATacctttgtttcattttgtcgcAGGTTATTGTCACAACTCCTATGGAGATGCTGAAAATCCAGCTTCAAGATGCTGGACGACTTGGTGAGAGGAAATGAAATCCAGATGGAGTTTTTAGTAAAGAATGCAGTGTAGGGGGTAAACTGGAGAAACAGTGACCTCATGTGGTCATATCTGAGATTACAGCAGCTTAATTCTGGTTTCTTCTTACTGTTATGAATTCAAAATGTCTGCCCACATACCTGTTCTGCATGATTCTAATAACTAGCTATATATGAAGTTTTAATTGTTAATGTTTTTCTTATGCTCCACAGCGGCTCAGAGGAAGCTGATGCCAGAGACGGTGGCAGCAGGTACTGTGGAGACCAAGTCCCCAACAGCCATGCAGCTCACCAGAGAATTATTTAGGGAAAAGGGCATTGCTGGGCTGTACAAGGGCCTTGGTGCCACATTGCTCAGGTAAAACAGATCTGGCAACTCTTTTAACCAACACTGCAGTGAACTTCACATGACTTACTGTGATtgtctctctgatgtctctctttTTGTAGGGATGTCCCATTCTCCATCATCTATTTCCCCCTATTTGCCAACCTGAACAACCTGGGCAAAAGAGACATAGATGGGCCTGCTCCGTTCTACGTGTCGTTCATATCAGGCTGTGTCGCCGGGAGCACAGCGGCTGTCGCTGTCAACCCCGTCGATGGTGAGCGATGTGACTGTGAGCGTTGTCGAAACGTGT is part of the Epinephelus lanceolatus isolate andai-2023 chromosome 5, ASM4190304v1, whole genome shotgun sequence genome and encodes:
- the slc25a22a gene encoding mitochondrial glutamate carrier 1, whose protein sequence is MADKQISLPAKLINGGIAGLIGVTCVFPIDLAKTRLQNQQNGSRLYTSMSDCLIKTIRSEGYFGMYRGAAVNLTLVTPEKAIKLAANDFFRHHLSKDGKLTLFKEMLAGCGAGTCQVIVTTPMEMLKIQLQDAGRLAAQRKLMPETVAAGTVETKSPTAMQLTRELFREKGIAGLYKGLGATLLRDVPFSIIYFPLFANLNNLGKRDIDGPAPFYVSFISGCVAGSTAAVAVNPVDVIKTRLQSLNRGSTEDTYSGVTDCIRKIMRNEGPSAFLKGAYCRALVIAPLFGIAQVVYFLGVGEFILSFLPKRDN